From the genome of Vagococcus entomophilus:
GATTCCCCAGGTAATCCATTGATTAAGTGAGTACAGACACGGATATGATGTTTACGCAGTTTGGCAACACCGTCTAGGTAAGTCTGGTAATCATGCGCGCGGTTAATGATGTGACTTGTCTCTTCAAAAGTGGTCTGCAGACCTAATTCAACCCAGAGATAGTAACGTTGATTGAGCTCTGCTAAGTATTCAACCACCTCATCAGGCAAACAGTCAGGACGTGTAGCAATTGAGATTCCGACTACGCCCTCTTCGTTGACAACCTGCTCAAACCGATGTCGAAGGACTTCAACTGGAGCATGCGTATTGGTAAAGTTTTGGAAGAAAACCAAATATTTTTCGACATGAGGCCATTTATGGTGGAGTTGCTCAATTCCTTTCCTAAGCTGTAATGGCAAAGGGTCGTGCGGTGCCACAATCATATCTCCCGAACCAGAAACGGTACAAAATGTACACCCTCCGTGAGCGACTGTTCCATCTCGGTTAGGACAATCAAAGCCAGCATCAATCGGAACTTTGAACACTTTTTCTCCGAAATGTTGCCGCAGTGCATAATTCCAAGTGTGATAACGTTTATTTGAATCATTTGAGAATGGAAAAGATTGCATAAAAGTTCCTCCTTATTTTCATTTGTACAAAGCTTTACATCTTTTTTCTAAAATATAAGAACGTTGGATAGGTGGCAAAAAGACCTGATAATCCTAAAGAAAATCCTGCTAGAACATCACTAGGGTAGTGTACCCCTACATAGACTCTACTGATACCAATGAAAATCACTAAACCAGCAAGCATGAGTTGAATCAGTCTACAAGGTAGTTTTTGTCGTATAAATAATGGTAAAAGAAGAAAGAGCGTTCCATAGGTTAGCATACTCCCCATAGAATGTCCGCTTGGAAAACTAGAATGCGCAGCATAGACTAAGTGGGTTAAAGAAGGTCTAGGACGGTTGAAAAGATATTTTAACGCTAAGTTTAAGCACCCACCAATAATAGCAGTATTAAAAAAGAACCAAACTATGGCAGTCCAATCTTTTTTAATTGCTA
Proteins encoded in this window:
- a CDS encoding TIGR01212 family radical SAM protein (This family includes YhcC from E. coli K-12, an uncharacterized radical SAM protein.), with amino-acid sequence MQSFPFSNDSNKRYHTWNYALRQHFGEKVFKVPIDAGFDCPNRDGTVAHGGCTFCTVSGSGDMIVAPHDPLPLQLRKGIEQLHHKWPHVEKYLVFFQNFTNTHAPVEVLRHRFEQVVNEEGVVGISIATRPDCLPDEVVEYLAELNQRYYLWVELGLQTTFEETSHIINRAHDYQTYLDGVAKLRKHHIRVCTHLINGLPGESIEMMLENVRKTIVDSDIQGIKLHLLHLMKNTKMVRDFAEGRLTLMEMKEYVSLVCDQLELIPPEIIIHRLTGDSPWDSLIGPKWSLKKWEVLNAIDDEMKRRNTFQGAKNARNILNKC
- a CDS encoding phosphatase PAP2 family protein — encoded protein: MKKKNRDYYVFSAVFLSCFVLFALLLHFKHPILNVLDESLTNLIRMDMSPPVTSFFKGITKMGNTATLAVIILLFGCWLAIKKDWTAIVWFFFNTAIIGGCLNLALKYLFNRPRPSLTHLVYAAHSSFPSGHSMGSMLTYGTLFLLLPLFIRQKLPCRLIQLMLAGLVIFIGISRVYVGVHYPSDVLAGFSLGLSGLFATYPTFLYFRKKM